The following proteins come from a genomic window of Proteiniphilum propionicum:
- a CDS encoding S8 family serine peptidase has protein sequence MRYYYILFLLLFSFSSFGGILSGPQFYKFRIYLKDKGKIEFSADDPLKFLSERAVERKKKENVKIDETDFPISREYFSLMEKAGGEVVSYSKWFRTLIVQTDDSARINDISSLPFVDSVKYVWRGTCNNYKLNAARPRLKEVHCEEEKSSDSFLGLTEPQFTLHNAQTLACAGFRGKGIMVGVIDAGFTNFDVIPCFETVNLNGFMSFVPGGDIFSSSDHGTKVVSAMALNKPGVMMGSAPDASYWLLCSEDVSSEFPVEEDYWVRAIEFADSLGLDVINTSLGYYQFDDSGLDYTHADLTGGVSLMSQAAAMAFDKGMVLVVSAGNEGNKPWQKSTPPGDARNVLAVGAVGTDSIIASFSSRGFMEDGRIKPDLVSVGKGTVTVGHDGSFGRTNGTSLSSPFLAGLIASLWSVNPELHRTELIDIVKKSSDRYLSPDSVYGQGIPDFRKGMSEVLKTLEMQPGKVEKNGWSIQPDSTGNYWVTLLDPAFSLDDYSFRLLDESGKFISGYSFNESNTAFVPLSKDIRDNNRALYFVVDEPFAKRTYKIKLQL, from the coding sequence ATGAGATATTATTACATACTGTTTCTGCTTCTTTTCTCTTTTTCATCTTTTGGCGGGATACTTTCCGGTCCCCAGTTTTATAAGTTTCGAATTTACCTTAAAGATAAAGGGAAAATAGAGTTCTCTGCTGATGATCCTTTGAAGTTCCTTTCTGAAAGGGCAGTTGAAAGGAAGAAAAAAGAGAATGTAAAGATCGATGAAACCGATTTTCCAATCTCCCGTGAATATTTTTCATTGATGGAAAAAGCGGGCGGGGAGGTTGTTTCATACAGCAAATGGTTTAGAACGCTAATTGTACAAACAGATGACAGTGCCAGAATTAATGATATAAGCTCACTCCCGTTTGTCGATTCCGTGAAATATGTCTGGAGGGGAACCTGTAATAATTATAAACTTAATGCTGCCCGCCCCCGTTTAAAGGAGGTTCACTGCGAGGAGGAGAAGTCATCTGATTCATTTCTCGGGCTGACTGAACCTCAGTTCACCCTGCATAATGCTCAAACACTTGCTTGTGCAGGATTCAGGGGAAAGGGTATAATGGTTGGCGTTATTGATGCAGGATTTACCAATTTCGATGTAATCCCATGTTTTGAGACAGTTAATTTGAATGGATTTATGAGCTTTGTGCCGGGAGGCGACATATTTTCATCAAGCGATCATGGCACTAAGGTGGTTTCAGCTATGGCACTTAATAAGCCTGGAGTGATGATGGGATCGGCGCCAGATGCTTCATACTGGCTTCTGTGCTCTGAAGATGTCTCCAGTGAATTTCCCGTGGAGGAGGATTATTGGGTGCGTGCCATTGAGTTTGCAGACAGCCTGGGGTTGGATGTTATCAATACATCACTGGGCTATTATCAGTTCGATGATAGCGGGTTGGACTATACACATGCTGATCTTACGGGGGGCGTTTCTTTGATGTCTCAGGCAGCCGCAATGGCTTTCGATAAGGGGATGGTTCTTGTGGTAAGTGCGGGGAACGAAGGTAACAAGCCCTGGCAAAAATCCACACCCCCTGGAGATGCAAGAAATGTACTTGCAGTGGGAGCCGTGGGGACAGATAGCATTATTGCTTCGTTCAGTTCGCGCGGGTTCATGGAGGATGGGCGCATAAAACCTGACCTTGTCTCTGTGGGAAAAGGTACTGTTACTGTGGGACATGATGGTTCCTTCGGAAGGACTAATGGAACATCTCTCTCTTCTCCTTTTCTGGCGGGGCTGATAGCTTCGCTGTGGTCGGTAAACCCTGAATTGCACCGTACCGAACTGATAGATATTGTTAAAAAATCTTCAGACAGATATCTTTCTCCCGATTCTGTTTACGGACAGGGAATTCCGGATTTCAGGAAAGGGATGTCAGAGGTGTTGAAGACTTTGGAAATGCAACCAGGAAAGGTAGAAAAAAATGGATGGAGCATTCAACCTGACAGTACGGGGAACTATTGGGTTACACTTCTTGATCCAGCCTTTTCTTTAGACGACTATTCCTTTCGGTTGCTGGATGAATCTGGAAAATTTATTTCCGGATATTCTTTCAATGAGAGTAATACTGCTTTTGTTCCACTCTCAAAAGATATAAGAGATAATAATCGGGCTCTCTATTTTGTTGTTGATGAGCCGTTTGCGAAACGTACATATAAAATAAAGCTTCAGCTATGA
- the rsmA gene encoding 16S rRNA (adenine(1518)-N(6)/adenine(1519)-N(6))-dimethyltransferase RsmA has product MFPVRAKKNLGQHFLKDEEIACRIAATLDDFPSLPVLEVGPGTGMLTRFLLQNNRDLTVAEIDRESIAYLNEHFPELHGKILQQDFLRMNFNEYYDGSFCIIGNYPYNISSQIFFKVLDNKDFIPCCSGMIQKEVAERMIASPGSKTYGILSVLLQTWYDIEYLFTVGEQSFIPPPKVKSAVVRLTRNKRQQLNCNEKLFKTVVKTSFNQRRKMLRNSIRPLLTEESTLPSDPMLTKRPEQLSIEQFEQLTNLLEPLAGLPRTEKK; this is encoded by the coding sequence ATGTTTCCGGTAAGAGCAAAAAAAAACCTGGGGCAGCATTTTCTCAAAGATGAGGAGATAGCTTGCCGCATTGCGGCAACACTCGATGACTTCCCATCTCTTCCTGTTTTGGAGGTGGGTCCCGGTACAGGTATGCTCACACGGTTTCTGCTTCAAAACAATAGGGACCTCACCGTGGCAGAGATAGACCGTGAATCCATTGCATATCTGAACGAGCATTTCCCGGAGCTGCATGGAAAAATTCTACAGCAGGATTTCCTCCGGATGAATTTCAACGAATACTACGATGGGAGCTTCTGCATTATCGGCAATTACCCTTACAATATCTCATCGCAAATATTTTTCAAAGTGCTTGACAACAAAGATTTCATTCCCTGTTGCTCAGGTATGATACAAAAGGAGGTTGCAGAACGCATGATCGCATCGCCCGGAAGCAAGACATACGGCATTTTGAGTGTTTTGCTTCAGACATGGTACGATATTGAGTACCTATTCACGGTAGGCGAGCAATCGTTTATTCCTCCGCCAAAGGTCAAATCGGCGGTTGTAAGGCTTACACGAAACAAGCGACAACAGCTCAACTGCAATGAAAAATTATTCAAAACAGTAGTAAAGACAAGCTTTAACCAGCGACGGAAGATGCTTCGTAACTCCATTAGGCCACTACTAACAGAAGAGAGTACATTGCCATCAGACCCAATGCTTACAAAGCGCCCCGAACAACTGTCCATTGAACAATTCGAGCAACTAACCAATCTGCTTGAGCCTTTGGCCGGGCTACCTCGAACAGAGAAGAAATAA
- a CDS encoding DUF4091 domain-containing protein — translation MIRFYPLVFLLLIVGCSQPAQTFKTCQTYDEADLPVTISSNWEALAKGLQVSVGSIDTRYLKHEIPEITLHKQWQGVAWRGERVSAQMIVWSKDSVSRIGCLFSDFKTSDGKIISADAANINFVRYVITDEFAEGCGHRKPEDFASSLSADVLDNVSCFNLSPNTTRPVWITIDVPADAEPGIYTSTLQVFAGGKKRDKISFQLEVLPQTLPPGTEWTFHLDLWQNPYAVARVAGVEPWSQGHWDALRPVMKMLADAGQKVITATLNKRPWNGQTEDAFDSMIGWTKKPDGSWAFDYTFFDNWVQFMMDLGIKKQINCYTMVPWGNTFYYFDESEGKEMKITAAPGTKEYAGLWKPFLADFVEHLDQKGWREITRIAMDERNPVEMKAMLKLLEEAAPGMGVALADNHKSYKEYPDQLTDLCVAHGAEVDLEDRIYRAEKGYVTTWYVCCSDVFPNVFTFSDPAEGAFIGWYTMAAGFDGFLRWAYNSWVKEPLIDSRFRTWPAGDTYVVYPDGRSSIRFERLREGIQDAEKIRILRKNLQNEPEKLKQLEEMLRRFNIIERPEDLNNLMRDGKELLENLSR, via the coding sequence ATGATTCGATTTTACCCTCTTGTATTCTTACTTTTGATAGTAGGTTGTTCGCAACCTGCCCAAACTTTTAAAACATGTCAGACCTATGACGAAGCTGATCTTCCCGTGACAATCAGCTCTAACTGGGAAGCACTGGCTAAAGGCTTGCAGGTGTCTGTCGGAAGCATCGATACACGCTACCTGAAACATGAAATACCGGAAATAACCCTACATAAACAATGGCAAGGCGTTGCATGGAGGGGAGAACGTGTCTCGGCTCAGATGATTGTTTGGAGTAAAGATAGCGTTTCCCGGATTGGATGCCTGTTTAGCGATTTTAAAACATCCGACGGGAAAATTATTTCTGCAGATGCCGCGAACATTAATTTTGTACGCTATGTAATCACAGATGAGTTTGCAGAAGGGTGCGGGCACCGAAAGCCTGAAGATTTCGCTTCATCGCTCAGTGCCGATGTTCTTGATAACGTATCCTGTTTCAACCTATCTCCCAACACAACACGACCCGTATGGATAACGATAGATGTTCCCGCAGATGCGGAGCCCGGTATTTACACATCTACGCTACAGGTTTTTGCCGGAGGAAAAAAGAGAGATAAAATCTCATTCCAGCTTGAAGTGCTTCCTCAGACCCTGCCTCCAGGGACAGAATGGACTTTCCATTTGGACCTGTGGCAGAATCCCTATGCGGTGGCCCGTGTTGCAGGCGTGGAGCCTTGGTCTCAAGGACACTGGGATGCTCTTCGGCCTGTAATGAAGATGCTGGCCGATGCGGGTCAGAAAGTTATTACTGCTACGTTGAACAAACGACCATGGAACGGACAAACCGAGGATGCGTTCGACAGCATGATTGGCTGGACAAAAAAACCGGACGGCTCATGGGCATTCGATTATACCTTTTTCGACAATTGGGTTCAATTCATGATGGACCTGGGTATAAAAAAGCAAATCAATTGCTATACCATGGTCCCGTGGGGAAATACATTCTACTACTTCGATGAAAGTGAAGGGAAAGAGATGAAAATTACTGCTGCACCGGGAACGAAAGAGTACGCTGGTTTGTGGAAACCTTTTTTGGCAGACTTTGTGGAACACCTCGATCAAAAAGGGTGGCGCGAAATTACCCGTATTGCCATGGACGAACGTAATCCTGTAGAAATGAAAGCGATGCTGAAGTTGCTGGAAGAGGCAGCACCCGGAATGGGGGTGGCATTGGCCGACAACCACAAAAGCTACAAAGAATATCCCGACCAGTTGACCGATTTGTGTGTAGCACACGGAGCGGAGGTTGATCTGGAAGACCGTATATACCGGGCAGAGAAGGGTTATGTCACTACCTGGTATGTCTGTTGTTCAGATGTATTCCCAAATGTGTTCACCTTCTCCGATCCCGCAGAAGGAGCTTTTATCGGCTGGTACACCATGGCTGCCGGTTTCGATGGATTCCTGCGCTGGGCATATAACAGCTGGGTAAAAGAGCCGCTTATCGACTCGCGTTTTCGAACCTGGCCCGCCGGAGATACTTATGTGGTTTATCCCGATGGACGCAGCTCCATCCGTTTTGAACGGCTTCGTGAAGGTATTCAGGATGCTGAGAAAATTCGTATCCTGCGGAAAAACCTGCAGAACGAGCCTGAGAAGTTAAAACAACTGGAAGAAATGTTAAGGCGTTTTAATATCATAGAAAGGCCGGAAGATCTGAACAACCTTATGAGGGATGGCAAGGAGCTTTTGGAAAATTTATCACGGTAA
- a CDS encoding DUF6528 family protein, which translates to MNRKLISCHFIFMLIGIVIMSCGCSCSKEAVITNKPEKNFTLPEKAIVVTNQANASIVIADMVTQKIVWEWNPLSGKIPQERRSWFSNPSEVKPVYDNSCILMTASGGAVALIRIADKKVLFYGYAGVNPHSAELLPDGNIVTASSTDGILATFRTDTLKGYGEMVAKYELPAAHNLFWDKKRGKLYSATHVMNIYDYNGQKDKPLLKNQMKVEVASSDEPLRSSHDLFPVNGEEDMLWLTTNERVWKYDQKSNRIQSAYRFPAVKSISDSRFGTIMLCPDEEWWADHLVDENGNVVFRAYGFKIYKARWIVK; encoded by the coding sequence ATGAACAGAAAATTAATTTCCTGCCATTTTATTTTCATGTTGATTGGCATCGTTATCATGAGTTGCGGATGCAGCTGCAGCAAAGAGGCCGTTATAACGAATAAACCGGAAAAAAACTTTACATTACCGGAAAAAGCTATTGTGGTCACCAATCAGGCGAATGCCTCTATTGTGATAGCAGATATGGTTACGCAGAAGATTGTATGGGAGTGGAACCCACTGTCGGGAAAGATACCGCAGGAAAGGAGATCATGGTTTAGCAACCCCAGCGAGGTGAAGCCGGTATATGATAACAGCTGTATATTGATGACGGCATCAGGCGGCGCGGTGGCACTGATCCGCATAGCCGACAAGAAAGTTTTGTTCTACGGGTATGCCGGCGTTAATCCGCACTCGGCGGAACTGCTTCCCGACGGGAATATTGTTACCGCCTCTTCCACCGACGGGATTCTGGCTACATTCCGTACCGATACCCTGAAAGGATACGGCGAGATGGTCGCCAAATATGAGCTTCCGGCCGCTCACAATCTATTTTGGGATAAGAAACGGGGCAAGCTTTATTCGGCGACACATGTGATGAATATTTACGATTACAACGGACAGAAAGACAAACCGCTTCTCAAGAATCAAATGAAGGTCGAAGTAGCTTCGAGCGATGAACCTCTTCGCTCTTCACACGATCTGTTTCCCGTAAACGGTGAAGAAGATATGTTGTGGCTTACGACCAACGAAAGGGTTTGGAAATATGATCAGAAAAGCAATAGAATCCAATCGGCATATCGTTTTCCGGCGGTAAAAAGTATTTCCGATTCCCGTTTCGGAACAATCATGCTGTGTCCCGACGAAGAGTGGTGGGCAGATCATTTGGTGGACGAAAACGGAAATGTTGTATTTAGGGCTTATGGGTTTAAAATTTATAAAGCTCGTTGGATCGTTAAATAA
- a CDS encoding aminoacyl-histidine dipeptidase: MTTSEILSLKPHSVWKHFYSLTRIPRPTGRMKEVTQFIKDFGNSLNLETKQDKVGNVVIKKPASKGYESAETVILQSHLDMVPQKNSDIEHDFTSDPIEAYIDGEWVKARSTTLGADNGVGCAMIMSVLEDQTICHPAIEALFTVDEEVGMDGANGLKKGFLKGSVMLNLDTEEEGELCIGCAGGRDVNVSFRFQPDTSVEKGDVAYKVSLKGLKGGHSGVQIHIGRANANKLMNRFLKDVVSNYEARIASIHGGSLRNAIPRESFVVLTIPGQLAEDLEDLVAEYEVLFREDFAGIEEGISFKAEKTEIPATLIPEEVQDDLINAVEGCPNGVISYLADFPGVVESSLNLALVESVEDKIEVKLLVRSSSESRKDWVCSSVESLFSLAGAKVEFDGDYPGWQPNANSDLLNTMEKIYYEKYEKRPKVVVIHAGLECGIIQSKVEQKLDIVSFGPTIYGAHSPAEAIEIDTVGKSYDYLVSILEKLK, from the coding sequence ATGACAACATCAGAAATTCTAAGTTTAAAACCGCATAGTGTTTGGAAGCATTTTTATTCACTTACCCGAATACCAAGGCCAACAGGCAGAATGAAAGAGGTAACACAGTTTATAAAAGATTTCGGTAACTCTTTGAACCTGGAAACAAAACAGGATAAAGTTGGCAATGTAGTAATAAAAAAGCCTGCATCAAAGGGATATGAAAGTGCCGAAACAGTAATATTACAGTCTCATCTTGATATGGTTCCTCAGAAAAACTCTGATATAGAACATGATTTTACATCAGATCCTATTGAGGCATATATCGATGGAGAATGGGTAAAAGCACGCTCTACCACATTGGGTGCCGACAATGGTGTTGGATGTGCAATGATTATGTCAGTGCTTGAGGACCAGACAATATGTCATCCGGCTATAGAGGCCCTTTTTACAGTTGATGAAGAGGTGGGTATGGATGGGGCTAACGGCCTGAAAAAAGGATTTCTGAAAGGTTCCGTGATGCTCAACCTTGATACAGAGGAGGAGGGTGAACTTTGCATAGGCTGTGCTGGTGGAAGGGATGTGAATGTCTCTTTCAGGTTTCAGCCCGACACATCAGTTGAGAAAGGCGATGTGGCTTATAAAGTAAGCCTTAAGGGTTTAAAAGGAGGGCATTCTGGTGTGCAGATACATATTGGACGGGCCAATGCCAACAAACTGATGAACCGTTTTCTAAAAGATGTGGTGAGTAATTATGAAGCGCGGATTGCTAGCATACATGGTGGCTCGCTGCGAAACGCCATACCAAGGGAGTCGTTTGTAGTGCTGACTATCCCCGGGCAGCTGGCTGAAGATCTCGAAGATCTTGTTGCTGAATATGAAGTGTTGTTCCGGGAAGATTTTGCCGGTATTGAAGAGGGTATCTCATTCAAGGCCGAAAAAACGGAAATCCCTGCTACGCTGATTCCTGAAGAAGTTCAGGACGACCTTATAAATGCTGTTGAGGGTTGTCCCAATGGTGTAATAAGCTATCTGGCCGATTTCCCAGGAGTGGTGGAGAGTTCGTTGAACCTTGCGTTGGTTGAATCTGTGGAAGATAAAATTGAGGTTAAACTGCTGGTGAGAAGTTCTTCCGAAAGCCGTAAGGATTGGGTCTGCTCGTCGGTCGAGAGCCTATTCAGCCTGGCTGGGGCAAAAGTGGAATTCGATGGCGATTACCCGGGCTGGCAGCCTAATGCCAACTCTGATCTGCTGAATACGATGGAGAAGATTTATTATGAAAAGTACGAAAAAAGGCCAAAGGTGGTTGTTATTCATGCAGGACTTGAGTGTGGTATTATACAATCGAAGGTAGAGCAAAAACTTGATATTGTTTCTTTCGGGCCCACCATTTACGGAGCACATTCTCCTGCCGAGGCAATAGAGATTGATACAGTAGGCAAATCATATGATTATCTTGTTTCTATTTTAGAAAAATTGAAATAA
- a CDS encoding lysylphosphatidylglycerol synthase transmembrane domain-containing protein, producing MKINSESVKSLLKTVISLLLGLVIIWAMYRNTDMGELWQIVKSANLGIIGLSLIFGLIGNTLRGLRWELFLNSLGYHPPRSSVIYATLGNYAVNFVLPRAGDIWRCGVVSKYDKIPFTKTLETFLVDKMVDVISGLTVVFISVVLYIDFFVSYFNDNPQFEESMRHIITSEWIYVVLVIILLIVILFGTAFRKSPIMMKVKNFIDTLKYDWLLISRMKEKRRIIIYTILLWLCFYLYFYICFFAFDFTRGLGPLAGLIVFAMTNIGISVPIQGGIGPWHFMVISSLLILGVAENEALAFAGAVFTIQSVWQILYGLVGVFALPYVKREHKEIETQMTNLKK from the coding sequence GTGAAAATAAATTCAGAATCTGTAAAGAGTTTACTTAAGACTGTAATCTCTTTGCTGCTCGGCCTTGTAATAATCTGGGCAATGTATCGGAATACCGATATGGGGGAACTGTGGCAGATAGTTAAATCAGCTAATCTGGGAATTATTGGTTTATCACTTATTTTCGGGCTTATAGGGAATACCCTCAGAGGGTTGAGATGGGAGCTGTTTTTAAACTCGCTGGGGTATCATCCGCCAAGATCCAGTGTTATTTATGCTACGCTTGGAAATTATGCAGTGAACTTTGTATTACCGCGTGCCGGTGATATATGGCGATGTGGTGTGGTAAGCAAATATGATAAGATTCCCTTCACCAAAACACTGGAGACTTTTTTAGTGGATAAGATGGTTGATGTGATTTCGGGATTGACTGTTGTGTTTATCAGCGTGGTGCTGTATATCGACTTTTTTGTCTCCTATTTCAATGACAACCCTCAGTTTGAAGAAAGTATGAGGCATATAATCACTTCTGAATGGATTTATGTTGTTTTGGTGATAATCTTGTTGATTGTCATATTGTTTGGTACGGCCTTCAGGAAGTCACCCATAATGATGAAGGTGAAAAATTTTATTGATACACTCAAATATGACTGGTTGCTGATATCGCGGATGAAGGAGAAAAGGCGTATAATAATTTACACAATCCTTCTATGGTTATGTTTTTATTTGTATTTTTACATTTGCTTTTTTGCGTTCGATTTTACAAGGGGACTGGGCCCTTTGGCCGGGCTGATTGTGTTCGCGATGACAAATATCGGTATTTCCGTACCAATTCAGGGCGGAATAGGGCCATGGCACTTCATGGTTATATCTTCGCTTTTAATATTAGGAGTTGCCGAAAATGAGGCACTTGCATTTGCAGGAGCAGTATTTACAATTCAGTCGGTATGGCAGATACTTTACGGGCTCGTAGGAGTGTTTGCATTACCATATGTAAAAAGAGAACACAAGGAAATTGAAACCCAAATGACCAATCTAAAAAAATAA
- the corA gene encoding magnesium/cobalt transporter CorA encodes MAEVKLFYHKDGIVRLSRSLEFLKSNPIQNFLWIDLNDVDEEIENELEDFLKIYIQEEEEMIEIEMSSRYIETNDTLIVNSNFLLSNFETDPVSFILKNNILVTVRSEELISFHETVKKISANPKNYPTGAHVLVALLETRVEFDADMIENMTQKITQLSNSLSLKEADEELLSEIKNLQEKTMLLRENIIDKQRTVSSMLRSEFISAELQPKLTIIIKDINSLVEHIKFSFDRLDYLQDTFLGYVNIEQNKIIKIFTIVSVIFMPPTLIASIYGMNFDIMPELDKKWGYPVALLLMILSSLFILYYFKKKKWL; translated from the coding sequence ATGGCGGAAGTAAAATTGTTTTATCATAAAGACGGCATCGTGAGATTAAGCCGCAGCCTTGAATTCTTGAAATCAAACCCTATCCAGAACTTTTTATGGATAGATCTTAACGACGTGGACGAAGAGATAGAGAACGAACTCGAAGATTTCCTCAAAATATATATCCAGGAAGAGGAGGAGATGATCGAGATTGAGATGTCGTCACGCTATATTGAAACAAACGACACGCTGATTGTGAACTCCAACTTTTTGTTGTCGAATTTCGAAACCGATCCGGTCTCCTTTATTCTTAAAAACAATATTCTTGTCACCGTTCGTTCTGAAGAGTTGATTTCGTTTCATGAAACGGTAAAAAAGATATCGGCCAATCCCAAAAACTATCCTACTGGTGCCCACGTGCTGGTTGCACTCCTGGAGACCCGAGTGGAGTTCGATGCCGACATGATAGAGAATATGACACAAAAGATTACGCAGCTAAGTAACTCTCTATCGCTAAAGGAGGCCGATGAAGAGCTGCTTTCAGAGATTAAGAACCTGCAGGAAAAAACCATGCTGCTTCGTGAGAACATCATCGACAAGCAACGCACCGTTTCAAGTATGTTGCGTAGCGAATTTATTTCCGCAGAGCTCCAACCCAAGCTCACTATAATCATCAAAGACATCAACTCGCTGGTGGAGCACATCAAATTCAGCTTCGATCGCCTCGACTATCTACAAGATACTTTCCTTGGATATGTAAATATTGAGCAGAACAAGATCATAAAAATTTTCACCATTGTCTCTGTAATTTTCATGCCGCCTACCCTTATAGCAAGTATCTACGGGATGAACTTCGACATTATGCCCGAGCTAGATAAAAAATGGGGTTATCCGGTTGCCCTTCTGCTGATGATTCTCTCCTCACTTTTTATCCTCTACTATTTTAAGAAGAAAAAGTGGTTGTAG
- a CDS encoding choice-of-anchor Q domain-containing protein, translating to MKIYNSIYRTLLGVIAFACVLTACDDSYEVRRVEPKIDVQESVTSSPQTMRMVVPLTSSYPWFAEASGDWINMTKYRGQALKADSIVFSCEENQSMDDREGWIEVRLMDQLSQRIKVVQKGRGSLITLPQSLVYFNRQGGEVIIEVVTHQEWQPEAASKDGFTFTKVDNGHLKITASLNASGKDQTTEIKLFDKDRTTDATLSIIQKPVDKILFIPLEKEKKDIVIKKESFAIDIPVTLNVDYECVSSGSWIEIKADQQLQGHNVQNVVVSVDIENNQTGVERDGFVVIKNKGSVVEASDTLFIAQRGKNQIIYVKPGGNSDGTSWEQAFGSIHDAMGAASNNGDMEIWVASGNYQFSSTLTWKAVNVYGGFSGTETKLKERNLKNKPVFKGGNFNFMNAWNNNGDICWMDGIVFTDCDIYKNTGMGCFEIYKNHGFRNCEFRDLKHGRQVFYFSECKLVNCLFYNMHSQKYLIRGASSQFYNVTIANSITDDTGAWNSNYFENGSRLYNTVIWNVRKSGGSINRALSCWNDVKAFNCAFLGGVNEPGLLSSNGIDLEADNSAPGGPHFTNPTGNTPDFSLAAGSVCIDAGDSGYPGTSVDIVGNTRIIGSSVDIGAYEYMVK from the coding sequence ATGAAAATATATAATTCCATATATCGAACTCTATTGGGAGTAATTGCATTTGCCTGTGTGTTGACGGCTTGTGACGATTCGTACGAAGTCCGCAGGGTAGAACCTAAAATAGATGTGCAGGAGTCCGTAACAAGCAGTCCGCAGACAATGCGTATGGTTGTGCCGTTAACCTCTTCATATCCTTGGTTTGCCGAGGCTTCCGGCGACTGGATTAATATGACTAAATACAGAGGACAAGCATTGAAAGCCGATTCCATTGTCTTTTCCTGCGAGGAGAACCAAAGTATGGACGATCGTGAAGGCTGGATTGAAGTAAGGCTGATGGATCAGCTCAGTCAAAGAATAAAGGTAGTGCAAAAAGGGCGGGGGTCTCTTATCACGCTGCCTCAGAGCCTGGTCTATTTTAACCGGCAGGGTGGAGAGGTGATCATCGAAGTGGTCACTCATCAGGAATGGCAGCCGGAAGCGGCATCTAAGGACGGATTTACCTTTACCAAGGTTGATAACGGACATTTAAAGATTACTGCTTCTCTAAACGCTTCAGGGAAGGATCAAACAACAGAAATAAAGTTGTTTGACAAAGACAGGACAACTGATGCCACATTGTCGATTATTCAAAAACCGGTTGATAAAATCTTGTTTATCCCTCTGGAAAAGGAGAAAAAAGATATTGTTATCAAGAAGGAGAGCTTTGCGATTGACATTCCGGTGACGTTGAATGTGGATTACGAGTGTGTTTCTTCCGGTTCGTGGATTGAGATAAAAGCTGATCAACAGCTGCAAGGCCATAACGTACAAAATGTAGTGGTTTCGGTAGATATTGAGAACAATCAGACAGGAGTGGAACGGGATGGATTTGTGGTGATAAAGAACAAAGGCAGCGTTGTTGAGGCATCCGACACCCTTTTCATCGCCCAGAGAGGAAAAAATCAGATAATTTACGTTAAGCCCGGCGGTAACAGCGACGGGACATCCTGGGAACAAGCCTTCGGCTCAATACACGATGCTATGGGGGCAGCTTCCAATAACGGAGATATGGAAATCTGGGTTGCCAGTGGGAATTATCAGTTTTCTTCTACGCTTACATGGAAAGCAGTGAATGTATACGGGGGCTTTTCGGGAACGGAGACAAAACTTAAAGAGCGGAACCTGAAAAATAAACCCGTATTCAAAGGGGGCAATTTTAATTTCATGAATGCCTGGAATAACAATGGCGATATCTGCTGGATGGATGGTATAGTTTTCACCGATTGTGATATTTACAAGAATACGGGCATGGGCTGTTTTGAGATCTATAAAAATCATGGCTTCCGTAACTGTGAATTCCGTGATTTAAAGCATGGAAGGCAGGTTTTCTACTTCAGCGAGTGCAAGCTTGTGAATTGTTTATTTTATAATATGCATTCTCAAAAGTATCTGATTAGAGGAGCCTCTTCTCAGTTTTATAATGTTACAATAGCTAATAGCATAACGGATGATACAGGTGCCTGGAACTCCAACTATTTTGAAAATGGAAGCAGATTATATAATACGGTGATTTGGAATGTGAGAAAGTCCGGGGGAAGTATTAATCGGGCATTGTCTTGCTGGAATGATGTCAAAGCGTTCAATTGTGCATTTTTGGGAGGTGTCAATGAGCCGGGTCTTCTCAGTTCCAATGGTATTGATTTGGAAGCTGATAATAGTGCACCCGGTGGCCCTCATTTTACCAATCCTACGGGCAATACACCGGACTTTTCACTCGCGGCCGGCTCGGTATGTATTGATGCAGGTGACTCCGGATATCCGGGTACATCCGTCGATATTGTTGGAAACACCCGTATCATCGGTTCATCCGTTGATATAGGAGCCTATGAGTATATGGTAAAATAA